The Leptidea sinapis chromosome 35, ilLepSina1.1, whole genome shotgun sequence genome contains a region encoding:
- the LOC126975191 gene encoding uncharacterized protein LOC126975191 isoform X1 yields MTDPIPVTTEQTLSETNIMSSNNDTQNDAAAFVSQPSASYALASKKVINTASKTLPNTQNVRQPRSIPMRNNIWTQQTREMITKFNEGWRLLLIMRGAPGSGKSFKARELVQMTVGSVNESYHRHVFSTDDFFMSGGVYKFDKMNLHDAHLWNQNKAFEAMSKGFSPVIIDNTNIHIWDIEPYVKNGVKNGYLIYIVEPDTPWAKNAQRLFQKNCHNVPLHSIQRMLDNYEKITVEHIIKKYSHQYPSISPVFRNFPPIVENSSQVDTPIKVECEAEENNPNSDNFQNTNVGREAINLNTSNGLKENNAVELTSTTTINAEIKSDIFSSEVNNTIIDENYLEIQKSIEQFQDVEKQWDDGESWEDEPHISKPASSPENISELTLSKPQRLKETDKISEVEFPLTSFQGSNDWSQSNIPKKNLNQNFIVEAELPLISKKSTGTSTESGDSHISDKNPYKIITAIPRDINIFYINMKIEKIPEKRMFDKSTSTNNDILITEHHKYQYDEKEFRRFRKMFNKYSSSDLRDFYIECEGNVDWAVGLLIDDDMTRDSMAKKQLISAEEDYITSDDENEVKNVCLADYNIVPDDRLPSPEAQEVVATSSRTVLNYPKRLRKEANLSKVSMQLKRQIEKNIVISDSHYSENQLRLRKARYQDQHSNSLDDKVGEIEIVLDGHQEAPTKTEELKLSMIDTTNSIPNPFANMPCISIPAVAQENNAESDDEINTSATLVEETVNVFIGKDFIKQLDQMFGRKDWQYPETIKPNVNMPLSILSVINALWMESFTHQLDDECKQTAMIEQDAEFARQIASKEEEIARNGKEPDVPDLKELMDLETALSLYHKDIEKWREQEPSDLAAKLSREKLYVLFPDIDRNSLSEILMAYDYNFQATVEGMLVSTSQAHYLEEKNGVDKFIVEKELQHKTKMIQEQREALSEVEWPLLPTAKNMTMDTVNEYRTEASKYLEERTADYRKAQAALQRGLIDAANYYRECGAFHASKYEQANSMAVLSLIQVNAQNCSDNSTIDLHYLHVPEALEALDLFLDIHIKKLREINGRNGVTHQTLFFITGRGLHSSGGPRIKPAVKRRLSERRIIYAESNPGLLTAKVSADHMLSDDTA; encoded by the exons ATGACAGACCCTATCCCAGTTACAACTGAGCAAACATTATCAGAAACGAATATAATGTCATCAAATAATGATACACAAAACGACGCAGCTGCATTTGTTTCGCAGCCATCTGCATCGTATGCTCTTGCTTCTAAAAAAGTAATCAATACAGCATCAAAAACTTTACCCAACACACAAAATGTGCGGCAACCCAGATCAATACCGATGCGAAATAATATTTGGACCCAACAAACTCGagaaatgataacaaaatttaatgagggTTGGCGCTTATTGCTAATAATGAGAGGAGCGCCTGGAAGTGGAAAAAGTTTCAAGGCCCGTGAATTGGTGCAAATGACTGTTGGCTCTGTTAATGAATCATATCATCGACATGTCTTTAGTACTGATGACTTTTTTATGTCTGGAGGTGTGTATAAATTTGACAAGATGAACCTGCATGATGCACATTTATGGAATCAAAACAAAGCCTTTGAAGCAATGTCAAAAGGCTTCAGTCCAGTTATAATTGATAATACTAACATTCATATTTGGGACATAGAACCATATGTAAAAAACGGTGTGAAAAATGGTTACCTGATATATATTGTTGAACCCGACACTCCGTGGGCAAAAAATGCTCAAAgacttttccaaaaaaattgcCATAACGTTCCACTTCACAGTATTCAAAGAATGTTAGacaattatgaaaaaataacagtagaacacataataaaaaaatatagccaTCAATATCCATCAATATCTCCTGTTTTTCGAAACTTCCCACCTATTGTTGAAAATTCTTCACAAGTTGACACACCTATAAAAGTTGAGTGTGAGGCGGAAGAAAATAATCCAAACTCAGATAACTTCCAAAATACAAATGTTGGTAGAGAAGCTATAAACCTAAACACTTCAAATGGATTAAAGGAGAATAATGCAGTTGAACTTACATCTACTACTACTATTAATGCTGAAATAAAATCAGATATATTTTCCTCAGAAGTCAACAACACAATTATTGACGAAAATTATCTAGAAATACAAAAAAGTATTGAGCAATTCCAAGATGTGGAAAAGCAATGGGATGATGGAGAAAGTTGGGAAGATGAACCGCACATATCAAAACCGGCTTCCAGCCCCGAAAATATTAGCGAGCTTACTCTATCAAAGCCACAAAGACTCAAAGAAACTGACAAAATATCTGAAGTTGAATTCCCACTAACATCGTTTCAGGGTTCAAATGATTGGAGTCAATCCAATATTCCTAAGAAGAACTTGAACCAAAATTTTATCGTTGAAGCTGAGTTGCCTTTAATAAGCAAAAAATCTACAGGGACATCTACGGAAAGTGGAGATAGTCATATCTCAGATAAAAATCCCTATAAGATTATAACTGCTATTCCAAGAgacattaacattttttatattaatatgaagATTGAAAAAATACCAGAAAAACGTATGTTTGATAAGAGTACATCtacaaataatgatattttaatcACTGAGCATCATAAATACCAATATGATGAAAAAGAGTTTAGAAGATTCaggaaaatgtttaataaatattcatcaAGTGATTTAAGGGATTTTTATATTGAATGTGAAGGAAATGTTGATTGGGCTGTAGGACTTCTTATAGATGACGATATGACGAGAGATAGTATGGCTAAGAAACAGCTGATTTCTGCAGAAGAAGATTATATTACATCCGATGATGAAAACGAAGTAAAAAATGTTTGTCTTGCTGATTATAATATTGTGCCTGATGATCGGCTTCCATCACCAGAAGCCCAAGAAGTAGTTGCGACATCAAGTAGAACAGTCCTTAATTACCCTAAAAGGTTGAGAAAGGAAGCAAATTTGTCAAAGGTTTCTATGCAGCTTAAAAGACAAATTGAAAAGAATATTGTTATATCTGATAGTCATTATTCAGAAAACCAACTTCGCCTCAGAAAGGCTCGTTACCAAGACCAACATAGTAATTCTCTTGATGACAAAGTTGGAGAAATAGAGATAGTTTTAGATGGACACCAAGAAGCTCCTACAAAAACTGAGGAACTGAAGTTGTCAATGATTGATACTACAAATAGCATTCCAAATCCATTCGCGAACATGCCATGTATCAGCATACCCGCTGTTGCACAAGAAAATAATGCTGAAAGTGATGATGAAATAAACACCAGTGCAACTTTGGTTGAAGAAACTGTTAATGTTTTCATTggaaaagattttattaaacagCTAGACCAAATGTTTGGACGGAAGGATTGGCAATATCCTGAAACCATTAAGCCAAATGTTAATATGCCTCTCTCAATATTATCTGTAATTAATGCACTTTGGATGGAGTCATTCACACATCAATTGGATGATGAATGTAAACAAACAGCAATGATAGAGCAAGATGCTGAATTTGCCAG GCAAATTGCTTCAAAGGAAGAAGAAATAGCTCGTAATGGTAAAGAACCTGATGTTCCCGATTTGAAAGAGCTAATGGACTTAGAAACAGCACTTTCCTTGTATCACAAAGACATAGAAAAATGGCGCGAACAGGAACCCTCAGATTTGGCAGCAAAATTGTCTAGGGAGAAGCTTTATGTTTTATTCCCCGACATCGACAGAAACAGTTTGTCCGAGATCTTAATGGCTTATGATTATAATTTCCAAGCAACTGTTGAG GGAATGCTTGTGTCTACTTCACAAGCGCATTATTTGGAAGAAAAGAACGGCGTAGACAAATTTATTGTAGAAAAGGAATTGCAACATAAAACGAAAATGATTCAAGAACAGCGTGAG GCGTTATCAGAAGTTGAGTGGCCTTTATTGCCGACCGCAAAGAATATGACAATGGATACTGTGAACGAGTACAGAACAGAGGCGTCAAAGTATTTGGAAGAGCGCACTGC aGACTATCGGAAAGCTCAAGCCGCTCTGCAGAGGGGTTTGATTGATGCTGCAAATTACTATCGGGAGTGTGGGGCGTTCCATGCTTCGAAATATGAACAAGCAAACAGCATGGCGGTTCTCTCACTCATACAA